In Mytilus trossulus isolate FHL-02 chromosome 6, PNRI_Mtr1.1.1.hap1, whole genome shotgun sequence, a single window of DNA contains:
- the LOC134721098 gene encoding ATP synthase subunit g, mitochondrial-like gives MAQKLVKFGSRLATEVAPKAIRVTSEFAKVRGGRFWHYAKVELRPPMLTEFPVIQESINNIIRGAKTKKFLTMPVREVWLNTLVCLEILFLFFIGEILGKGCIIGYYIPGAWTVHGEDQRKKH, from the exons ATGGCTCAAAAATTGGTCAAATTTGGCAGTCGTTTAGCCACCGAAGTTGCACCAAAAGCAATCAGAG TTACATCTGAATTTGCTAAGGTACGAGGTGGAAGATTCTGGCACTATGCCAAAGTAGAACTAAGACCACCAATGTTGACAGAATTTCCAGTCATTCAAGAAAGTATAAATAACATAATCAGAGGAGCAAAGACAAAGAAATTCCTCACAATGCCCGTCAGA GAAGTATGGTTGAACACATTGGTATGTTTGGAAATCTTGTTCCTTTTCTTCATTGGAGAAATCCTGGGTAAAGGATGTATAATTGGATACTATATACCAGGTGCCTGGACAGTACATGGTGAAGATCAGCGTAAAAAGCATTAG